The following are encoded together in the Glycine max cultivar Williams 82 chromosome 8, Glycine_max_v4.0, whole genome shotgun sequence genome:
- the LOC100775726 gene encoding coatomer subunit zeta-1 isoform X2 has protein sequence MEEKLVIFVQGKRVAVKYYSDDWPTNNAKLAFEKFVFTKTVKTNARTEAEVTLLENNIIIYKFVQDLHFFVTGGEDENELILASVLQGFFDAVTLLLRSNVDKREALENLDLILLCLDEIVDGGMILETNGPLIAEKVTSHSLDADAPLSEQTLTQAWATAREHLTRTLLK, from the exons ATGGAGGAGAAGCTTGTGATATTTGTGCAAG GGAAGCGTGTGGCAGTCAAGTATTACTCAGATGACTGGCCAACAAACAATGCAAAGTTAGCTTTTGAGAAGTTTGTATTTACTAAGACTGTTAAGACAAATGCTCGTACGGAAG CTGAGGTAACACTACTTGAGAACAATAtcattatttacaaatttgtaCAAGACCTGCATTTCTTTGTCACTGGTGGTGAAGATGAAAATGAGCTCATTCTAGCATCAGTTCTTCAAGGTTTCTTTGATGCAGTCACCCTTCTGTTGAG GAGTAATGTTGACAAAAGAGAGGCACTTGAGAACTTAGATCTCATTCTCCTGTGTCTTGACGAGATTGTTGATGGAGG gATGATACTTGAAACAAATGGACCTCTTATTGCCGAAAAGGTGACCTCTCATAGCTTGGATGCTGATGCCCCCTTGTCAGAGCAG ACACTAACTCAAGCTTGGGCTACAGCCAGAGAACATTTGACAAGAACCCTTTTAAAATGA
- the LOC100775726 gene encoding coatomer subunit zeta-1 isoform X1: MASQGLCPSIKNILLLDSEGKRVAVKYYSDDWPTNNAKLAFEKFVFTKTVKTNARTEAEVTLLENNIIIYKFVQDLHFFVTGGEDENELILASVLQGFFDAVTLLLRSNVDKREALENLDLILLCLDEIVDGGMILETNGPLIAEKVTSHSLDADAPLSEQTLTQAWATAREHLTRTLLK; this comes from the exons ATGGCATCTCAA GGTTTGTGTCCTTcgataaaaaatattcttcttttgGACTCTGAAGGGAAGCGTGTGGCAGTCAAGTATTACTCAGATGACTGGCCAACAAACAATGCAAAGTTAGCTTTTGAGAAGTTTGTATTTACTAAGACTGTTAAGACAAATGCTCGTACGGAAG CTGAGGTAACACTACTTGAGAACAATAtcattatttacaaatttgtaCAAGACCTGCATTTCTTTGTCACTGGTGGTGAAGATGAAAATGAGCTCATTCTAGCATCAGTTCTTCAAGGTTTCTTTGATGCAGTCACCCTTCTGTTGAG GAGTAATGTTGACAAAAGAGAGGCACTTGAGAACTTAGATCTCATTCTCCTGTGTCTTGACGAGATTGTTGATGGAGG gATGATACTTGAAACAAATGGACCTCTTATTGCCGAAAAGGTGACCTCTCATAGCTTGGATGCTGATGCCCCCTTGTCAGAGCAG ACACTAACTCAAGCTTGGGCTACAGCCAGAGAACATTTGACAAGAACCCTTTTAAAATGA
- the LOC102664780 gene encoding EPIDERMAL PATTERNING FACTOR-like protein 2: MIGGRLFCFLLAMQIVSLVSAVRKPFLPAQEQTLQSPPPDNIESKKGIEGTSETMKEAYDGGVSKIGSSPPSCEHKCYGCVPCEAIQVPSTSTRRSHLGIQYANYEPESWKCKCGLSFYSP; this comes from the exons ATGATAGGAGGAAGATTATTCTGTTTTCTGCTAGCTATGCAAATAGTGAGTTTGGTTTCTGCAGTAAGGAAGCCGTTTCTTCCAG CCCAAGAACAGACTCTACAGTCTCCACCACCAGATAATATAGAATCAAAAAAG GGTATAGAAGGTACATCAGAGACAATGAAGGAAGCATATGATGGAGGAGTGAGCAAAATAGGGTCAAGCCCACCAAGTTGTGAGCACAAGTGCTATGGTTGTGTTCCATGTGAAGCCATCCAAGTTCCAAGCACGAGCACCAGGCGCAGCCATTTGGGAATCCAGTATGCAAATTATGAGCCCGAGAGCTGGAAATGCAAGTGTGGTCTTTCCTTCTATAGTCCATGA